From the genome of Penaeus chinensis breed Huanghai No. 1 chromosome 37, ASM1920278v2, whole genome shotgun sequence, one region includes:
- the LOC125045443 gene encoding plasminogen receptor (KT)-like isoform X2, translating into MGNSADKGLNENLRRNHELMAESQRIGLERQIHMQNEMREKLMSMQIARARELLYWFGTFYAISAIGMIAGFRRTRKPGTLVPLLPLTFIVAYQADLAYGSKLNRIKMEAENILVFERELVSMPMGVPTPASIDEARERQEESKRLNKIYRL; encoded by the exons ATGGGCAACAGTGCAGACAAGGGGCTGAATGAAAACCTCCGCAGAAATCATGAACTCATGGCCGAATCACAAAGAATTGGG CTTGAGAGACAAATTCACATGCAGAATGAGATGCGGGAGAAGTTAATGTCAATGCAgatagcaagagcaagagaacttCTATACTGGTTTGGGACATTCTATGCAATATCTGCAATAGGCATGATTGCAGG TTTTCGACGAACCCGCAAGCCTGGGACATTGGTACCACTTCTGCCCCTGACCTTCATTGTGGCATACCAGGCAGATCTGGCCTACGGCTCTAAACTCAATCGAATCAAAA tGGAGGCTGAGAACATCTTGGTATTTGAGCGTGAGCTGGTTTCAATGCCGATGGGCGTGCCAACTCCGGCTTCAATTGACGAGGCTCGCGAACGACAGGAGGAATCCAAGCGACTGAACAAG
- the LOC125045443 gene encoding plasminogen receptor (KT)-like isoform X1, with protein MGNSADKGLNENLRRNHELMAESQRIGLERQIHMQNEMREKLMSMQIARARELLYWFGTFYAISAIGMIAGFRRTRKPGTLVPLLPLTFIVAYQADLAYGSKLNRIKMEAENILVFERELVSMPMGVPTPASIDEARERQEESKRLNKALHQHRSGYY; from the exons ATGGGCAACAGTGCAGACAAGGGGCTGAATGAAAACCTCCGCAGAAATCATGAACTCATGGCCGAATCACAAAGAATTGGG CTTGAGAGACAAATTCACATGCAGAATGAGATGCGGGAGAAGTTAATGTCAATGCAgatagcaagagcaagagaacttCTATACTGGTTTGGGACATTCTATGCAATATCTGCAATAGGCATGATTGCAGG TTTTCGACGAACCCGCAAGCCTGGGACATTGGTACCACTTCTGCCCCTGACCTTCATTGTGGCATACCAGGCAGATCTGGCCTACGGCTCTAAACTCAATCGAATCAAAA tGGAGGCTGAGAACATCTTGGTATTTGAGCGTGAGCTGGTTTCAATGCCGATGGGCGTGCCAACTCCGGCTTCAATTGACGAGGCTCGCGAACGACAGGAGGAATCCAAGCGACTGAACAAG